Genomic segment of Vallitalea okinawensis:
CAGTGTATTCATCTCTATTTCTGTTTTCAGTAGCTTTTTATAGCACTTTTCTAGGAAAGAAAATTGTCAATTATATGTTATTAGGGACAAGCATTCTTGGTTTATTGAGTCTAGGAAACCTTAATCTAACGATGAGGTATATCATCGCTCTAGTTCTAATAGGTGCATTTAATGGTTTCATTCTTTATTATAAAAAATCTCTGAGCAAAGTGGGACAAGCCACAGTATCATCTATACTCTTATTCCTGATTAACCTCGTTTATGTCTTAATGGGCGGCGATCGTAACTTGGCCTTCATGCTGGCTGTTTTAGAATGTGGACTTAATTTCATTATGGTCTATGTGCAGAGCTATTTTGTTTACATGGTTGGTAACACACAGAGAAAAACCACCTATAAACAAGAAGAACTCATTGCATCAGTTTTTGTACTTGCTTTAGCAGTGGTAGGGACTTATGGAATTCAGATTGGTAGTATTCAACTCTTTCTATTCTTATCCTATGGTCTGCTACTATTATTAGGTTATGTCTATGGTGCCGGTGTTGCATCAACAGTTGGTGTAGTCTTAGGTATTATTGTCAATGTTACTATATACCCTAATCCTTTACTCATTGCTACGTTTGCATTGTCTGGTATTTTGAGTGGCGCTTTCAGAGAACTGGATAAATGGGCAAGTGCACTGGCTTTCACTATGGGAAATTTAATATTTCACTTCTATTTCAATAACGAAATGATTTTTCAAGAGGTTCTTATCCCCATCCTATTAGTCGATTTTACATTTATGTTTTTACCAAAGGATTTAGTTAAGCATGGGCAGATCAAAAGTAGAAAAAATGAGTTGACAGAAAAAGAATATATGAATAGAGTGCAAGACATAACTCTTCAAAGGCTTGGAACTTTTTCGGATACATTCCAACAATTGGCGGCTACATTTGAGGATATATCTGAGAAGAAGATGGATCTTAGCAAAAGGGATGTATCCAAATTGATTGATGATGTAGCTGATCAAGTATGTAAGTATTGTGATCATATCGATTATTGTTGGAATAAGAATTTTTACAACACCTATCAGACTATCTATAGTATCTTAAACGCTGCTGATGAGAAGGGAACTATTGAATTCAAGGATATACCCGAATCTTTTTATAAGCAATGTTATAAATACAAGGATTTTATAAAAGCTACCAATAAGCTTTATGAAATATACCGAATCAATTTGAATTGGTATAACAAAGTAATAGACAGTCGGAAAATTGTATCCAATCAGTTAGAAGGCGTATCGAAGGTGATGGAGAATATATCGAGAGATATTAGAAAGGATATCAGTTTCCAAACCAGCCTAGAGGAGCAGATCGCATTAGCTCTTGAAGAGTTTACAATATATCCTAATGAGGTATTTATCTATAAAGATCATCTTGGTAGTTACAACATGGATATTAGTTTAACCAGTGTTTATGATAATACCAAAATTATAAGGAAAATTATATCTGTAGTTGAAGAATATATTGGTAAGCCATGTAAAATTGATCAAAAAAGTTACATGGATAAAAAGAACTTTAAGTTATTAATAAAAGAGCGTAACCTCTTTAATGTGTCAACAGGAGTAGCATCAAGGGCTAGAGAAGAGCTCTCAGGAGATAATTATACTTGCTCAGAAATCTCTATGGGACGTTTTCTTTTAGCTCTATCGGATGGAATGGGGACTGGTTTAAAGGCTAATAAAGAGAGTTTAACAACAATAGAGTTATTAGAAGAGTTGTTGATGACTGGTTTCGATAATTCTACGGCCATAAAAATGATCAACTCATTATTAATTTTAAAATCAGTGGAAGAAAGTTTCTCCACATTGGACATTGCTCTCATTGATTTACAAACAGGGTTATGCCAACTTATCAAAATAGGTGGAGCTATGGTTTTTATTATCAGAAAGGACACCATTATAGCATATGAATCTACATCATTACCAGTGGGGATTGTTGAGAAAATTGAACTTCAAACTTATGATTTTAAATTGCACCATGGAGATGCCATCATTATGGTGACAGATGGAATTGTGGATGCTCTAGAGAGCATCAATAAAGATATAAATTTAGCATTTAAAGAGATCATGTCTACAATCAATAGTAACAATCCTAAAGTCATTGCTAGAAAAATACTGGATAAGGTTAAGCATAAAGCCAATCAAATTGATGATGATATGACTGTTCTTGTCAGTCGAATATGGAGGGAGAGAGAATAAATGCAAAACAGTCGGGTAATCATGGTAGATGGTAGTCATTCAGGATGGTATGAAAAAGCGATATTTATTTTAACAGAGCAAGGACAGCAGAAGGATGTATCCAACAATATGGTTGATGAAGCAGAGCGAATTGTTGAGGCTTATCTGAAGAAGCAACTTCGAAATGAAACCAATAATCGTGATTATAAGGTGAAGCAAAAGGATTATGTTACAACAACGAAAAGAAGGAGTATGAAACCAGAGAGTAGTATTAGATGGATGAGTGTTTTTGCTATAATCAGTATGATTTTGTGTGCCATAAGTTTAGTTAGTTTTATTCTATAATATCTAATAGGGTCGAGCATACAAGGTAATCTATTGCGCTGGCTGGAAAGACGTCCGTGTCTTAGACAGCCAGGCTCACCGTCAATGGTTCGCAACTCCATAGAAGGACGCAACAAAGATTATAATGACATGTATGTATAAAATGGCCGCACAATTGCCGATAATGACAATGTGCGGCTTTCCTAAAGATATATAGCATCCGTGGAGTTTTTCTTTACTATTGATATTTTTTATAGTATGATACATATGAGTTATATGCCTTTCAAAGCAATGTATAGGGAAGCACTAGTAATGACATAAAGTCGGTGAATAAGATGATTAAGAAAGTTAAGGGATATGTTCAACAACATAAGCTTATACAAGATATAGATGGAATCGTAGTCGGTGTTTCAGGCGGAGCAGATTCCATTTGCCTTTTAGAAGTATTATGGCGGTTAAAAGAACAATATGGTTATGAATTATTAGCAGTACATATTCACCATGGAATACGTGGAGCAGAAGCAGATGAAGACCAAATGTTTGTTGAAGCATACTGTAAGCAAAGAGATATAACTTGTCGTTGCTATAACTTTGATGTAAAGAAAGAAGCAGCTATTCGAAAACAATCTGAAGAAGAAGTCGGTAGACTTTTACGATACGATGTTTTTCAAAAGGAACTTGCAACATTTAAAAAGGGTGTTATTGCAGTAGCTCATCATCAAAATGACCAAGCTGAAACCATTTTGTTTAATCTACTGAGAGGCTCTGGTCTACTTGGTTTATGTGGCATGAAACCTAGAAGGGATGACATAATAAGACCACTATTAGGTGTTTCGAGAAAAGAAATAGAAACCTTTCTTGAAAAAGAAGATATTCCTTATCGTACTGATTCAACAAATAAAGAAACATTATATTCGCGTAATAAAATGCGTTTAGAACTCATACCCTATATTCAGAATCATTTTAATACTAATGTGATTAAGCATCTTAATAAGACAGCAGATCTCTTACGAGATGAAGAAGACTTCTTAGAAAGCCAGGCAAGAAAAGCTTATAAAGATTGCGTTACAAAAAAGAGGAATGATTTTTTTATTGATTTAGGAATATTTCTAGAGTTACATTCCTGTATAAAGAGACGTGTACTTCGATTAGTCATGAAAGATTATGTAAGAAACTTAAAAGATGTTACGTCAATGCATATAGAAGACATATGCCAACTTGCTGAGAATCAAACAGGTAAGCAAATTACCTTGCCAAAAGGTATCATTGTTGAAAAAAATTATCATACACTAAAAATTTATCGAAAATCTGAAGATCAAACAATGAATAGCTGTTCTTATGCCATAAAAAACATCCCAGATGTAGTAGAAATACCTGAATTAAGTCAAAAGGTAACTGTTATTTTATATGATCACCAACAATATCAAGCAAAGTTTAAAAATAACTACACGAAATGCTTTGATTATGATAAAATAGAATATAATTTAACACTTCGAACAAGACAACCAGGTGATTATATTCATTTAAAAGGGATGAAAGGCAAGAAGAAATTGAAAGATTTCTTTATCGATCATAAAGTACCTCGGGTACAAAGAGATCAAATTTTATTGTTAGCTCATGGAAGTGAGATTCTATGGATCATAGGTTATAGAGTCAATCACAACTATGTAGTGACAGATGTAACAAAAAGCTTGATGGAAGTTACAATATCTGAATCTTAGATTTTTATGACATAATAATGATATGTCTAATAAGTAAGTAGTACATGGTTGCTTAACTGTGAACTGTTAGAATTTATGAGGAGGAAAATGATGAAGCACATTCTAGAAAAAGTAGACGTATTAATTTCACAAGAAGAGTTAACAGCAAGAATAAAAGAGTTAGGTGAGCAAATTTCCAAGGATTATGAAGGGAAAGAGCTTACATTAATCTGTGTGTTAAAAGGTGGCGTCATGTTCATGGTGGACCTTGCAAAAGAAATTACAGTACCATTAACAATGGACTTTATGGCGGTATCAAGCTATGGAAATGAAAAAGTTTCAAGTGGTATTGTTAAAATTGTTAAAGATCTTGATGAGCCTATTGAAGGTAAAAATCTTTTAATCGTAGAAGATATTATCGATTCAGGTAGAACACTTCATTACCTTGTAAACATCTTAAAAGAAAGAAAACCAGAAAGTATTAAAATTTGTACATTACTCGATAAACCTGAACAACGTGTCGTTGATGTAGAAGTTGATTATGTTGGTTTTACTATTCCTGATAAATTTGTATTAGGATATGGTTTGGATTATGAGCAATTCTTAAGAAATATCCCTTATATTGGTGTAATGAGAGAAGAATAGTGTTAGAAGATCCTTTATAGTTGTTTTATAAAGTGTGGCATTATGCCGCCTTTGTTCATGGGAGAGGAGGAACTTCAATTGAAACAATATTACAAAGGATATAGTATATATTTACTTATTATTGTCATCATCTTTTTCATGCTACTTTTATTAAATAGCGGATTAAATAGTGCATTAGATACACAGTTATCTGATAATAGTTATCTGGCTTCTTTAGAGGCAGGCAATGTTAAAGAAATAGTCGTGCAAGAGTATGCAGGTGCTACAGGAAGTGGTATTGCAACGGTTACGATGAATGACAATACTGTAAAAGAATTTAATGTTAGTGATGTTGAAGCATTTAGAAAAGAACTTAGAAATTACAGTGAGGTCACTGTTTATACGAAAACAATGAAATCTGAGAATACCATATGGTCTTTGTTATTCCCAATAATAACCATGGTCATTATTCTCTTTGTATTCATTTTCATCATGCAACAGGCTCAGGGTGGAGGTGGCGGTAGCAAAGTCATGTCCTTTGGTAAAAGTAGAGCCAAAATGGTTGTGGATGATAAACGAAAAATAACCTTTAGAAACGTAGCTGGTCTTCAAGAAGAAAAAGAAGAACTAAAAGAAGTTGTTGATTTCTTGAAGAAACCACGTAAATTCGTTGAACTAGGTGCAAGGATTCCGAAAGGTGTTTTACTTGTTGGACCTCCAGGTACTGGTAAAACATTATTAGCGAAAGCAGTTGCTGGTGAAGCTGGTGTTCCATTCTTCAGTATATCCGGTTCAGACTTCGTTGAAATGTTTGTCGGTGTCGGGGCTTCTCGTGTAAGAGACTTGTTTGAACAAGCTAAGAAAAACTCACCATGTATCGTCTTTATTGATGAGATTGATGCAGTAGGTCGTAAAAGAGGTGCAGGCCTCGGTGGCGGCCATGATGAAAGAGAACAAACTCTTAATCAATTACTTGTTGAGATGGATGGTTTTGGTGTTAACGAAGGTGTTATTGTTGTAGCAGCAACAAACCGTGTTGATATTCTTGACCCTGCTTTATTACGTCCAGGTCGTTTTGACCGTCGAGTGTTTGTCGGTCGTCCTGATGTGAAAGGTAGAAAAGAAATTCTAGAGGTCCATGCAAAAGGAAAACCATTAAGTGATGAAGTTGATTTAGAAACAGTAGCAAAGACAACATCAGGTTTTACTGGAGCTGATTTAGAAAACCTATTAAATGAAGCAGCTATTTATGCAGCTAGAACTGGCCAAAAATTCATTACCATGGCTAACATCAACAAAGCTTTCGTTAAGGTTGCTATTGGTACTGAGAAGAAAAGTCGATTGATTAATGATAAAGAAAAGCGTATCACTGCTTATCATGAAGCTGGTCACGCTATTATGAATAAAGTTCTATCTGAGATGGACCCTGTTCATAGTATTTCTATCATTCCAACTGGTATGGCTGGTGGATATACCATGCATATACCAGAAGAAGATACCATGTACATGACTAAGAAATCCATGGAACAACGTATTATTACACTCCTTGGTGGTCGTGCAGCAGAAGAGTTAATCATAAAAGATGTAACGACTGGTGCTTCTAATGATATACAACGAGCAACAAAGATTGCAAGAGCTATGATTACTAAATATGGTATGAGCGAAGCCCTTGGACCTATTCAATTTGGTGATGAAAACGAAGAGGTTTTCATTGGTAGAGACTTTGGCCATGTACGTAATTATGGTGAGGATGTAGCTAAAACTATTGACTCAGAAATCAAGCGTCTTGTGGAAACTGCATACGATGAGGCGATATCTATACTTAAGCAAAATATGGATATCCTTCATAAGACAGCT
This window contains:
- the spoIIE gene encoding stage II sporulation protein E; the encoded protein is MQKIIQKMKQISIFDEKGQYIAICILGFFISRVSVYSSLFLFSVAFYSTFLGKKIVNYMLLGTSILGLLSLGNLNLTMRYIIALVLIGAFNGFILYYKKSLSKVGQATVSSILLFLINLVYVLMGGDRNLAFMLAVLECGLNFIMVYVQSYFVYMVGNTQRKTTYKQEELIASVFVLALAVVGTYGIQIGSIQLFLFLSYGLLLLLGYVYGAGVASTVGVVLGIIVNVTIYPNPLLIATFALSGILSGAFRELDKWASALAFTMGNLIFHFYFNNEMIFQEVLIPILLVDFTFMFLPKDLVKHGQIKSRKNELTEKEYMNRVQDITLQRLGTFSDTFQQLAATFEDISEKKMDLSKRDVSKLIDDVADQVCKYCDHIDYCWNKNFYNTYQTIYSILNAADEKGTIEFKDIPESFYKQCYKYKDFIKATNKLYEIYRINLNWYNKVIDSRKIVSNQLEGVSKVMENISRDIRKDISFQTSLEEQIALALEEFTIYPNEVFIYKDHLGSYNMDISLTSVYDNTKIIRKIISVVEEYIGKPCKIDQKSYMDKKNFKLLIKERNLFNVSTGVASRAREELSGDNYTCSEISMGRFLLALSDGMGTGLKANKESLTTIELLEELLMTGFDNSTAIKMINSLLILKSVEESFSTLDIALIDLQTGLCQLIKIGGAMVFIIRKDTIIAYESTSLPVGIVEKIELQTYDFKLHHGDAIIMVTDGIVDALESINKDINLAFKEIMSTINSNNPKVIARKILDKVKHKANQIDDDMTVLVSRIWRERE
- the tilS gene encoding tRNA lysidine(34) synthetase TilS, whose product is MIKKVKGYVQQHKLIQDIDGIVVGVSGGADSICLLEVLWRLKEQYGYELLAVHIHHGIRGAEADEDQMFVEAYCKQRDITCRCYNFDVKKEAAIRKQSEEEVGRLLRYDVFQKELATFKKGVIAVAHHQNDQAETILFNLLRGSGLLGLCGMKPRRDDIIRPLLGVSRKEIETFLEKEDIPYRTDSTNKETLYSRNKMRLELIPYIQNHFNTNVIKHLNKTADLLRDEEDFLESQARKAYKDCVTKKRNDFFIDLGIFLELHSCIKRRVLRLVMKDYVRNLKDVTSMHIEDICQLAENQTGKQITLPKGIIVEKNYHTLKIYRKSEDQTMNSCSYAIKNIPDVVEIPELSQKVTVILYDHQQYQAKFKNNYTKCFDYDKIEYNLTLRTRQPGDYIHLKGMKGKKKLKDFFIDHKVPRVQRDQILLLAHGSEILWIIGYRVNHNYVVTDVTKSLMEVTISES
- the hpt gene encoding hypoxanthine phosphoribosyltransferase, which gives rise to MLEKVDVLISQEELTARIKELGEQISKDYEGKELTLICVLKGGVMFMVDLAKEITVPLTMDFMAVSSYGNEKVSSGIVKIVKDLDEPIEGKNLLIVEDIIDSGRTLHYLVNILKERKPESIKICTLLDKPEQRVVDVEVDYVGFTIPDKFVLGYGLDYEQFLRNIPYIGVMREE
- the ftsH gene encoding ATP-dependent zinc metalloprotease FtsH; this encodes MGEEELQLKQYYKGYSIYLLIIVIIFFMLLLLNSGLNSALDTQLSDNSYLASLEAGNVKEIVVQEYAGATGSGIATVTMNDNTVKEFNVSDVEAFRKELRNYSEVTVYTKTMKSENTIWSLLFPIITMVIILFVFIFIMQQAQGGGGGSKVMSFGKSRAKMVVDDKRKITFRNVAGLQEEKEELKEVVDFLKKPRKFVELGARIPKGVLLVGPPGTGKTLLAKAVAGEAGVPFFSISGSDFVEMFVGVGASRVRDLFEQAKKNSPCIVFIDEIDAVGRKRGAGLGGGHDEREQTLNQLLVEMDGFGVNEGVIVVAATNRVDILDPALLRPGRFDRRVFVGRPDVKGRKEILEVHAKGKPLSDEVDLETVAKTTSGFTGADLENLLNEAAIYAARTGQKFITMANINKAFVKVAIGTEKKSRLINDKEKRITAYHEAGHAIMNKVLSEMDPVHSISIIPTGMAGGYTMHIPEEDTMYMTKKSMEQRIITLLGGRAAEELIIKDVTTGASNDIQRATKIARAMITKYGMSEALGPIQFGDENEEVFIGRDFGHVRNYGEDVAKTIDSEIKRLVETAYDEAISILKQNMDILHKTAELLLAKEKVTGDEFDMLFDGKPVEEILEEDRKKVEEEKARKAKMEEEERKAEEERKAREAKERAEKAEQAKEEADKDSDEEEKFDVKK